TCGGCGTCCTGCTCGGCAAGGTCAACGTCCACTTCGGCGAGATCAACCTGACCCTCGGCACCGGCGGCGGCTGCCTGATCGCCGGCCTGGTCTTCGGCTGGTTCCGCTCGCTGCGCCCCACCTTCGGCGCCTACCCGCCGGTCGCCGCGCAGACCATGAAGGACCTCGGCCTGGCCATGTTCATCGCCGTCACCGGCATGGCGGCCGGCCCCGACGCCGGACCGCTGCTCAAGCAGTACCCCGTGCTGCTCCCGGTCTCCGGCATCCTGATGGTCGTCATCCCGGCCTTCCTCGGGCTGTTCATCGGACGCCGCTTCCTCAAGATCGAACCGCCGATCCTGGTCGGCGCGATCGCCGGACAGCAGTGCTCCACCCCCGCGATCACCGCCGTCGGCAACGTCGCCCAGAGCAGCGTCCCGATGCTCGGCTACACGATCACCTACACCATCTCCAACTTCCTGCTCCCGCTGACCGGGCCGCTGCTGGTCGGCCTGGTCGGACTGAACGGAGGCTGAGGGCCGATGGACTGGATCACCGACCACGTCTTCAAGCCCTACCCCGAACTGCTGATCTTCCTGACCATCGCGATCGGCTTCCTCGTCGGCCGCCTGCACTGGAAGGCCATCGGCCTGGGCGCCGTCACCGGCTGCCTGATCGCCGGGCTGTTCACCGGCTGGCTCACCGACGTCGAGATCAACGGCACCGTCAAGTCGGTGTTCTTCATCATGTTCCTGTTCGCCCTCGGCTATAAGGTCGGCCCGCAGTTCTTCCGCGGCCTCAAGAAGGACGGCCTGCCGCAGGTCGCGGTCACCCTCGCGGTCTGCCTCAGCGGCCTGGCGATCTGCTGGGGCTTCGCGAAGATGCTCGGCTACGGGCCGGGGCTGGGCGCCGGACTGCTCGGCGGCGCGCTCACCCAGTCCGCCGTCATCGGCGTCGCCCAGGACGCCATCGCCGGCCTGCCCGGCCTCAGCGCCGACCAGGTCACCGCCCAGCAGAACCTCGTCCCGATCGGGTACGCCGTCACCTACCCGCTCGGCACCATCCTGTGCGCGATCCTGCTGGCCAACATCGCCCCCCGCCTCCTGCGCAGCGACCTCGCCGCCGACTCCCGCGAACTGGCCGCCGAACTCGACGCCCCCGCCGACGACCCCGACCTCGCCGAGGGCTACTACGAGGTCGTGCTGCGCGCCTACACCGCCGTCAACGGCCCGATCGGCTCCACCATCGAGCAGTTCGAGCAGCGCCAGCAGGCCGCCGGGCGCCGGATCTACCTCACCCGGGTCCGCCGCGACGGCAGGATCCTCGACCACGACCAGCAGACCGTCATCGAACGCGGCGACGTGCTCGCCGTCAGCGCGCTCCGCCACGACCTGGTCGAACTCGACCCGGTCAGCGCCATCGGCCCGGAGAGCGACGACATCGAACTGCTCGGCTACCAGACCGAGCACCTGCACGTCGTCGCCTCCGAGAAGGCCCAGCTCGGCAAGACCATCGCCGAGCTGCGGCGCGAGCCGTTCATGGTCGGGGTGTTCATCGACAAGGTCTACCGCTCCGGCGCCGAGTTCCCCTACCTGCTCACCACCCAGGTCGAACGCGGCGACACCCTGCTGCTCTCCGGCCCGCAGCGGCTGGTCGCACCGGCCGGCAAGGCGATCGGCAAGCCGGTGCCGACCAGCTTCGCCACCGACATGACCTGGGTGGGCCTGGGCATCTTCCTCGGCGGTTGCATCGGCATCCCCGCGCTCACCCTCGGCGGCGTGCCGATCAGCCTCTCCACCTCC
The window above is part of the Kitasatospora sp. NA04385 genome. Proteins encoded here:
- the aspT gene encoding aspartate-alanine antiporter: MDWITDHVFKPYPELLIFLTIAIGFLVGRLHWKAIGLGAVTGCLIAGLFTGWLTDVEINGTVKSVFFIMFLFALGYKVGPQFFRGLKKDGLPQVAVTLAVCLSGLAICWGFAKMLGYGPGLGAGLLGGALTQSAVIGVAQDAIAGLPGLSADQVTAQQNLVPIGYAVTYPLGTILCAILLANIAPRLLRSDLAADSRELAAELDAPADDPDLAEGYYEVVLRAYTAVNGPIGSTIEQFEQRQQAAGRRIYLTRVRRDGRILDHDQQTVIERGDVLAVSALRHDLVELDPVSAIGPESDDIELLGYQTEHLHVVASEKAQLGKTIAELRREPFMVGVFIDKVYRSGAEFPYLLTTQVERGDTLLLSGPQRLVAPAGKAIGKPVPTSFATDMTWVGLGIFLGGCIGIPALTLGGVPISLSTSGGALIMGLVFGWIRGKYPTYGNVPPGAQWFMDTLGLCAFVAIVGINAGPSFTSGLSQAGWGLLLWGAVATVAPLVVGLLVGHFVFKMRPPILMGVVAGAQTTTAAIGAINEASRSQIPTLGYTIPYAAGNVLLTIWGAVIVALLG